The DNA segment GAAAGCGACCATCAGTCTGGACGAAGCGCGTGCCGCCGGACCGAAACTGGATTGGGACGGCTACACGCCGCCCGTGCCGTCCTTCACCGGGGTGCGGGTGTTGGATGACCAGTCCTTCGCGGAGCTGGCGGAATACATCGACTGGACGCCGTTCTTCCACGCTTGGGAACTTCGCGGCGTATGGGACCGTGAGAAGAAGGTGCTGAAGACGCGCAACGAGGAAGGCGCTGCGGAAGCGGCCAAGCTCCACCTGGATGCGCTCGGCTGGATCGAGCGCATCATTGCGGAGAAGCGTTTCACCGCCCGCGGCATGTATGGATTTTTCCCCGCCAATTCGGATGGGGACGACGTCATCGTCTGGACGGACGAAACGCGCACTGCGGAAAAGGCCCGTTTCCACACCCTGCGCCAGCAGCTCAAGAAAGACTCCGGCAAGCCGAACGCCGCGCTCGCGGACTGGGTGGCTCCCTGCAAGGGGAATGACCACATCGGGGGCTTCGTCGTCGGGATCCATGGAGCGGATGAATTCGCGTCCGAGCTGGAGAAGGCGCACGATCCATATGGTTCGATCATGGTGAAGGCCATCGCCGATCGTTTCGCGGAGGCCTTCGCGGAGCTGCTGCACCACCGTGCGCGGATCGAGTGGGGCTACGAAACGGAGATGGAACTGACGAAGGATCAGCTCATCCATGAGAACTACCAGGGCATCCGTCCCGCGCCGGGCTATCCAGCTCAGCCGGACCACACGGAGAAGCCCATCCTTTTCGACCTGCTGGGAGCGACTGCCGCGACCGGCGTCGAACTCACGGAAAGCTGCGCCATGCACCCCGGTGCCGCAGTCTGTGGTCTCTACTTCTCCCACCCGGAGAGCCACTACTTCGCCATCTCGGAGATCCAGAAAGACCAGATCGAGGACTACGCCGCGCGCAAGGGCATGACCGTGGAGGAAGTGGAGAAATGGCTCGGGCCGTGGCTTGGATACTAAAAGAGCGTCGAACATCGAACGTCCAACATTGAACGCTGAAGTGGTTCCGGGGGCGGAGTCTTCCGGTGTGTTCGGGCGTTTTTTAATCTGCGCCTGGAAAAAACGCCATCTACCCCTGGATGTTCCTTCATCCTCCCCGCGCCACCCACCCATTCTTCCCTTCAAATTTCAATGTTGGACGTTCGATGTTCGATGTTCAGCGCCGCGAAACAATCCACTAGACGCCCGTCAGAACCCAACGCACGTTCATCCAACATGAAACTCATGATCCATACCCGGGCGGCCTTGCTGTCCCTTCTCTGCACGGGCATTTCGTTCGCCGCGGGCGAAGGCTGGTCCACCGACTACGAAGCGGCGAAGAAGGAGGCCGCCGGATCGAAGAAATCCCTGCTCATCGACTTCACCGGATCCGACTGGTGCGGCTGGTGCATCAAGCTCAACGACGAGGTCTTCAAACACGACACCTTCAAAAATGGCGTGAAGGACAAGTTCGTCCTGCTGGAACTCGACTATCCCCAGGACAAATCCGGCCAGTCCGAGGCGCTGCAGAAGCAGAACGAGGAGCTGGCGAAGAAATACGTTGTCGAGGGTTTTCCGACCATCCTGCTCGCCGATGAGGAAGGCCGTCCGTTCGCCGCGACGGGCTACGAGCCCGGCGGACCGGGGGAGTATGTGAAGCACCTGGATACCCTGCTGGAGAAGCGCAAGGCGCGTGATGAAGGCTTCTCTTCCGCGGAGAAGCTCGAGGGCGCGGCCAAGGCGAAGGCGCTGGTGGGCGTGCTGGAGGGCATGGAACTCAGCGACTCCATGGTTTCCACCTTCTACGTTTCCACCATCGACGCGATCAAACAGGCGGACCCGGAGGATTCCACCGGCTTCGTGAAGAAGCAGGCGGCGAAGGAGCGCCTCACCAAGTTCGAAGGGGATCTCAACGCCCTGGCGGAGAAACAGGACTTCGACGGTGCCCTGGCCTTGATCGACAAAACCCTCAAGGAAGGCGGCATGGAGCCGGAGGACACCCAGCGTGTGAGCCACATGCGTAGCCTGGTCTATGCCGAGCAAGGGAAATTCGACGAAGCGATCAAGGCCGTGGACGAAGCGATGAAAATCGCCCCGGAAAGCGAAGCTGCCGTGCAGATGGACGGACTGAGAAAGCAGCTTGAGGCGATGAAGGCCCACGGCAAGCCGGCTGAATAAGCACCGCCCTCCCCACGGCTCAACGGACGCCGGAAGGAGATTCCTTCCGGCGTTTTTTTGTGGATTGAGCGGCGTGCGGTTCCCGCCCACGTTCCGTGCATGCGTCTGTTGTTGGTGTTCCTGGGCTTGGCCGTGCTGGTGCTGGCCACGTGGCTGGTGTGGGGTGGCTCATGGGATGAGCGGCTTACTTTCCAAGGAGCCGCGGCATGGATCGGCGCGGGCGGGAGCTGGGCGTGGGCGGCGGGCAT comes from the Luteolibacter sp. SL250 genome and includes:
- a CDS encoding thioredoxin family protein — protein: MIHTRAALLSLLCTGISFAAGEGWSTDYEAAKKEAAGSKKSLLIDFTGSDWCGWCIKLNDEVFKHDTFKNGVKDKFVLLELDYPQDKSGQSEALQKQNEELAKKYVVEGFPTILLADEEGRPFAATGYEPGGPGEYVKHLDTLLEKRKARDEGFSSAEKLEGAAKAKALVGVLEGMELSDSMVSTFYVSTIDAIKQADPEDSTGFVKKQAAKERLTKFEGDLNALAEKQDFDGALALIDKTLKEGGMEPEDTQRVSHMRSLVYAEQGKFDEAIKAVDEAMKIAPESEAAVQMDGLRKQLEAMKAHGKPAE